TTATCACAAATTCGAATGGTTACATCTGAAGGTTCACAGACAACCTCAATGCCCAGCTTCCATTCGCCCTGTTTCTTCTCCAGACCATGCAAAAATGCATTCTCCACAATGGGTTGCAAAGACAACTTGGGGATATAACACGCCCGAAGTTCTCCGGTAATCTCCAGTGTATATTCAAGCCTGCCGGCAAAACGTTGCTTCTGAATCAGCATATAATGCTCCAACTGATCGAGTTCAGACTGCAGGGGCACCAGTCCATCCGGCGCTCGCACAATATAACGAAACATCTCGCTTAAGGCTCGAATGACCTTGTAACTGTCTGCCGGTTTTTGCGAGTAGACCATGCCGCCAATCATCTGCAACGTATTTTGCAGGAAATGCGGATGGATCTGGGATTGCAGTGCTTTGAGCTCGGCCGTCTGCTTCTCCAGATTCATCAGGTAGTTGTCGCGAATATGTTCCCGAATACGACTAGCCATGCCGTGCAGATTTTTCTCCAGCAGACCAATCTCATCTACCCGGCCACTTCGCACCACTTCCCTGTCCTTGATCAGTTGAATACCCTTCATGGAATTTGCCAGTCGGACAATGGGCTTTGATGTGCGCCAGGCCACCAGCGCAGCTAGTCCCACAGATATGACAGTGGCCAGGCCACCCACAACCAATCCGTATTTCATCGTTTCCAAGGCGCTTTCGTTAACAACATGGGCAGGTACAATCTTGATCACACGCAGTCCTGACGGCTCAATGGAATGAAAGAATACGTACTCCTTGGCTGTACGGATAAACCCCGAACTTTCTTTTGTGCCTGCCAATTTCTCCAGTGCTTCCGCTGAAGGCTGAATATCTTGGTTTGGCTGATAGACCGGACTGCCCGTGCTGTCAGCAATGTATACCGCATAGTCACCCCGGCTATCCAGCAGCTCCAGGGTCTGGTTGAACTCAGCCCACTTGACCTCCAGACTGATGGCCCCGATCTGTGCCTGATCCTCGAAGCGGTTCATGCTGCGGGTCATGTGAAACTTTTGCGGATCGTCCGGATCATTGATAATCGTAAAATCTTTATGTTGTGCAAAAAGCTCATGATATCCTTCCGGTATTTCCGATACCGCTTTGATGCGAGAATCCATGGAGTTGAAGGTGAACAAGGTGTCCAATTCCTTCAGGTACAGTTCAACGCCAAATACATAATTGCCAGCAGAATAGTATACACTGTTCAGCATATTGAACATGGCCTTCTGTTCATCGAATCGACTGGCCGCCGGCGCTTCCTCGTTCAACGCCAGATATTGATGCAATTCGTCACTGATCTGAATCGAATAGATAATGTTGTTCATGCGCGCGAACTGTTCACCCAGATAGATGGAGGCCCAGTTCATATTGGCTCGGTTGGTCTCCATAATCTCCTCTTCCATGGAAGAGCGGGTATTCTCAGCAGCCATAGCGGTCATGGCAATGACGGGCAGAACGGCCAGCAGCGTCATGGTAAGAATCAATTTATTGCGAATGCTGCGTTTGAAAGGATCTATCAGCTTCCGATAACATTCGGTAAACACAGCGCATCCACTCCTGAGCTAAAATAGACAAACGCCCCAGCATGGAAGCTGAGGGCGCTTTGGTCTTTATATTCGTTTGGAAATGTTAAAATATCACGTTATACAATAGAATGAATGGTTACACGAGATCACTACGTGGTCAGAACAACCTTCTGATCGCTGTTATCACCGGATTTTTTTGATTCCCTTTTCGAAGGGGAAAATCCGTTGATAAAGGCGAGGTGTATGCTTCCGATGCAGCTTTCTTTCAGAAAGCTTTTAGCTCCGCTTCCTCAGGTTATTTCTGCCTCTCCGTTAACGTGTACATGTTGAATTCAACTTATATACCTATATTTATTATTTCCTATTATTGTTCGATAATCCGTATTCCCCATGGCTCCAATTCGATCTTCTCTCCCGCAGCAATCGGAGTTCCTGCCAGAAGTTCAGTCCCTTCCCCATAAGCATTCACGAAGGATGTTGCCTCATCCGCATAATTGAAATAGTAGCGGATCGTGTTCCCTTGATCGTTCACACCTGTCTTCACAATAATAGGAAAAGCCAGCTCCTGATCAGCTCCCCATACGCCCACTTCTTTCATGACACGTTCCAACACCTTACGGATCACCGCAGAACTGGTGTAACAGCCAACATAGGTTGCTTTGCCTTTTCCATAGGCATTCTGGGTAATTGCCGCATATTCACCCCAATGTGGATGATCATACCAAGCGAGTACTTCAGCCGTTGTCGGCGTAATTAACTCCATCCAGGTATGAATCTTGTTCTGTTCTTCACCAACTCCAAATGGATCATCCCGCAGCGAGACATGTTTTGGCTCTACAAAAAGGTTATAACTGATCCCGCATGCCTCACTAATCAGGCCGGGCTGGCGGGTAGAGCGTACCTTGATATGCTCATTTGTGAATCCGCTTTTGAACGAATAGACGATATGTCCGCCATCCTGTACGAATTGATTCAATTTTTCCAGCAATGCATCCGAAGCAGCATACAGAGCAGGTACAACGAGCACGTCATACTCCGCATAACTCTCAACCGATGGGTCGATGAGGTCACAGCCAATGTTCATTTTATACAATTCATCGTACATCCAACGCACCACGTCATTGTAGTTCTTGTCACTGGTGAAGTTAAAACCAAACCACTTGATGGATGTGAGCGCCTCATTGCTGAACAGCACAGCTACCCGATTCTTTTTCTTCAGATTCACAAGCTTAGGACTCAGTCTTGCAAAATCCCTGCCAATGGTCTTCGCTTCGTTGTACACCGGATTCGGTTCAAATTCATGACTGAGCAATCCTTTCCAGTACGTCTCAAACGAATTGTGCAACGAGTGCCAGTGCCAGTAAGCGACCATGTTCGCTCCTGATGCCAGATGACTGAATGCTTGCAAACGCAGCTGTCCCGGATAGGGAACCCAATGCCAGAAAGCCTGCGCTTCGGTCTCCAGTACCAGATAATTCGATTGTTTGGTCGAACGCGCCACATCCCCGCCGAATGAAATCTCAATGCCGGTCAGATCATCCTGGGAAGGATGGTAGATGTCCACACTGGTGATGTCAAAAGGTTTCGATGCGGCAAAATGGTCCACATCCCCTTGAATGCCGTAGGAATATCCACGCCAATCAAAGTCAAAATTCTGGGTAACAAACTGTCCGTCCTGTTTGTATTCATTCACGATCCCCACTTGCCAAGCCAAAAAGTTGGTTACCAGCTGCCGCTGGAACTTGGCAAACTCAGCTCCTAGACTACCGTTGATCGTTCCTACAACAGACGGGAAGTCTTCCCAGCTATTGATTCGATTACTCCAATAGTCGAGGCCAAATTCCTTGTTGAGTTCATCCAGGGAGCTGAACTTATTCCGCATGTATTTGACGAATTGCAGTTGTACATTATCTCCGGCCGTATTGTAATGCTTCGTCTCGTTATCTGTCTGATAACCGATTACCGCTGGATGTGTGCTTACCCGAGAGATCAGCTTGCGGATGATCCGCTCGGCATAGAATAGATAGGTTGGATGTGTAATATCCATGATTTGTCTTGCGCCGTATTTTCCAGGTCCCTTTGAAGTGGTAGCTAGCACGTCCGGATGTTCCTTGACCATCCATGTTGGAACAGCATACGTTGGTGTGCCAACGATGACCTGAATCCCCGCCTCATGCATGGCATTGAGCACACGATCCACGGAAGAGAAGTCAAATACGCCATTCTGCGGTTCATGGGTACTCCAGGTTGATTCTGCAATACGGACCACGTTGATCCCTGCATCCTTCATCATCTGAATGTCCTTGTCCAATCTTTCGTAAGGCATATATTCATCATAGTAAGCTACGCCATATAATAATTTGTCCATGATTTAATCTCCTTTTTAGGTGGAAAATATAATGATCTTGACGTGTGCAAGAGTTGACATATTCCAATCCATAATGGTAGCGTTTACATTAATGTCGGTTGAAGAACTTGGATTGTTCAGCAACCACTTCAAACGCTGATGTATTCCATGGATTATCCATGCTTGCGTTAAACTGATTATAATGAAGTATACTACGGGTGCCGATTGTATAAGGCAAGTTGTTTTTACCCTTTTCCGAGGTGAATATGATGGATATCCGATCACAGCTCCGAGAAATGCCTCACCATACGTTGGCCCACTGGCTGCCTATTATCGACTGTAACATCAAATTCTATGGTGCGCACAGCCAACAAGTACCCTATGGATGGGCGATGCCCGAGGAATCACATCCGGGCTTTGAGATTATGTTGATCATCGAAGGTACGCAGGAGAGTGTGATTCATGGTTATACCTATACCGTGGAGGAAGGTTCCATTCTTCTCATTCCTCCCGGGTTCAAACATACAAATCAATGTGTATCCACGGAAGGCATGACTTATTTTAGCGCTCATTTTAATGTGGATGATCCGGTCTTCACCCTGAAGCTGATGTCACAGCACAGCCGAATCTACGCAGCAGGTACGGCTGATAATAGGAAAATACGCGTTGTGCTGGAGAGCTGGATGGGGATGATTAACGTATCTGAAGCCTACACGTCCACTGATAAAATGATCATGCAGACCCGCATGTTTGAACTGTTCGCCCTGTTGTCCCAAGCTGCTGACAATGAACCGGAGTTCACCACTTCCGTTGCTGCTTCACATGCACCAGCGCCAACAGCCATGCATTATGCGGGAGCTATAGCGGAGGCGATCAAGCAGGCATTCCATGCCCAGCTTCGAACCAAGGAAAGCAGTGTATCCACGGTCAAAGTAGAGCAAATTATATCCTCGTTTGGCATCAGCCCGGGATATGGTCTACAGGTCTTTCGCAAGGTGTACGGGCGTTCCCCCAGGGCTTACCTGTCCAGCCTAAAGTTGCAGGAGGCCAAAGTCCTGATCGAACAGCCAGAGCTGTCGCTCGGGGAAATTGCGTGGAAGCTCGGTTACACCCATCTGTCCCATTTCAGCAGACAATTCAAACGTTGGACAGGCCAAAGCCCGCTGCAATATCGCAATCATCATGCAGATGCATCAAGTGATCCTGTATCCTACAGATCGGAATCGAGTCCAGAATCTTGATTACGGATACGTTCGTACTCTTCCGGCGTGTTCATATTACTCATTTGCATCGCTACTTGATGAACGCCCGCTCTCTCAAGCTCTTCCGTTTCGACATAACAGCAACCGATCTCTTCAAGCCATCGCATGACCCGAAGATGATCCTGTATCAGACGCTGCTCGAGATCAGGGAGCACTCGTCTGTGGTAAGCCCCTGCAAGTGGATGGACACGTCCATACACGCGCGGCACGATAGCAGAATAAGAGTCATGCGATTCGACCAGTTTTTTTATTCCATCAAAGAAAGACGTTTGCAGGAGCGGCATATCGCAGGCGCATACCAGATTCCAGTCTGTATCGGAAGCTTCCAGGGCCGCGTGAAGACCCGCGAGTGGCCCCTTCCCCGGATAGTGATCCTGAACGCAATCGTAGCCCATTGCACCGTAGGTTGTCACATTGGGTCCGGCAGCCACGATGATACGGGATACTGCGGGTCTCATGGCATTTGTGACTTGTTGCAGGACAACGGAACCGTTCAGTTCCAGCATGGCCTTGTTGGTTCCCATGCGACTGGATAACCCTCCTGCCAATATGATGCCTGTCCATTCACGCGTGTTCATGTTGGTATCCTCCCTCAGATCACGATATGTGTTTGACTGCATCAATTTCAAAACGTTCGCTATGCATTGAATCCCCTTTCAACAAATGATACATTGAACAATATGCATTTGAAAGGAATGGCTTAATTGGACAGACCTGCACCTTCAAGAGGCAATCCCTCATTGGTTTCTCTGAAACTATATAACTTTTTCATATATGGAGCCATCTCGATCTTTGCCGGATTCCTGCAGTTGTATCTGCAAGAGATTGGTATGACCAAACTGGAGATTGGCAGTCTGATGGCGATTGGACCCTTTGTATCCTTGTTTGCCAACCCGTTCTGGGGTTTCTGGAGCGATAAATCTCGCAACATTCGCATCATTCTGATGATTATGATGGGAGGCACATTTGTGCTCGCCCAGGGTGTGTTCTATGCGCCCACGTATACATGGATCTATGTAGCCATGATTTTCTTTTATTTTTTTCAAAGTCCATTATTTGCTCAAACTAATAGCCTGATTCTCGGATATATCGATGGTACAACCCAGAAATTTGGATCATTCCGGCTCTGGGGTTCACTCGGTTGGGCGCTGACTGCCGTCGCAGCCGGACCGCTCATTGACCGTTTTGGCATCGGCAGTGTATCCATTATATTTGCGTGCATGATTGCCACCGCCTTTGTATTATCCGTATTTCTACCCAGACAGCCGATCGCTTCGGATACACCGGTGGTTACTTTTCGGCGGTTTGGCAAAGTCATGTTCAATCCGTATTTTATGGCATTTATCGGCCTGGGTGTACTCGTATCGGTGCCTAATGCCATGAACAGTACGTTTATGTCACTATACATAGTAGAAATGGGTGGTGACAAACAGATGGTCGGCTGGGCCATCTTCACCTCATCCATTCTCGAAGTCGGCGTATTCCTGCTGCTCGATCGCTTACTCAAACGCAAAATGAGCATGCTCCTGGCATCTCTCATTCTGATCAGTGTGCTGTTTGCACTTCGCTGGCAGCTCATGGCACTGGCTAACAACCCACTGGAGATTGTATTCATTCAATTGATGCACTCCATTACGTTTGGTGGGTACTTCTATGTGGGTACGCAACTGACCATGCTGTTCATTCCAAGACCTTATCGTTCCTCCGGTCAAGCGGTCTACACAATGGCCTGGGGCGGTCTCTCCGGCGTCATTGCCGGTCTGTTCGGCGGCTGGTTGTTCCAGAGCTTCGGTGCAGAAATCATGTATAGCATTGGCGTATTCTTCTCGCTCATCGGCGCTGTCGGATTTAGCATCATGTGGTTATCGAATCGACGTAACGGCTATCAGCCAGTTGTATTGACGGAGATGGGTAATATGGATGAGGACAGATAATCTTTTGTTTGAAAAAGTTGAAGGATTTCCACTGGAACACTACGAGGACAGAAGAATCTTTCGATCGCTGTTATCCCCGGATTTTTTTGATTCCCTTTTCAAAGGGTAAAAATCTGGTGATAAAGGCGACCGCTCCGCTTCTCCAGCTTTCTTCTGTCCTCTCCGTTATAGTGTAAATAAAACGTTCAAACATTCAGACAAAAGATTAAGCATAGGTGCAGTAAAGAGAAAAGGCGTCTAAGGTTTGTTGCTCCAAACGAACCTTAGACGCCTTATTTGCAGCAATTTCACTTAATTCTAAAGCTAAAGAACCTCAGCCACCTTATTTCGCATCAAAGACGCTAAAAACCCAAAAAGACAAGCCAAATGAGGAAATAAGGTGTCTACGATTCATTACGTTGCTGGAATGTCCAAATACACTTGAATAACGTGTCTTCGGTTCGTTAGATTCTTGCCTCATACGCACATCTAAGACCTCAGCTCATGTTCATGTTCATGTTCATGTTCATGTTCATGCGAAATTGTATTACTAAGTCTAAAACTGGGCCTGGCTAGATCAAGAAAAACAAAAGGGCATCCTTCGCCATGATCATGACGAAAGATGCCCTCCCTTTAACTTATAACTTGGCTGCTTACCAGCACTCTGATGAACAGGCCATAAATTTCTTCCAGCGGCCTTATGCCTTCGGCAGTTGGAATGAGCTTTTCAGGGATACGACCCGGTTAAATACCGGACGTCCTGGCTCGGAGTGTTTTGGATCTACACTAAAGTAACCATGACGGAAGAATTGGAATTTATCCTGAGCGTTCGCTTCCTTCATCTCTTGCTCCACATACCCATTAACAATCTCAAGGGAGTTCGGGTTCAATTGATCCAGGAACGTTTTCTCCGGTTGCTCTTCCACAACCTCAGCTTCAGCCCCAGCTACTGCCACTTCCACCTCTGCTTCCGGTGCTTCATCCAGGATCAACGGCTCATAAAGACGGAATTCAGCAGGTACCGCTTGAGTCGCCTCTACCCAGTGGATTGTTCCTTTGACTTTACGGCCAGTGAAGCCACTGCCGCTCTTTGTCTCCACATCATAGGTACAATGAATCTCAGTCACATTGCCTTCCGCATCCTTGATCACATCGTTACATTTGATGAAGTATGCATGTTTCAGACGAACTTCGTTGCCAGGGAACAAACGGAAGTATTTGTTCGGCGGATTCTCCATGAAATCGTCTTGTTCAATATAAATCTCACGGGAGAACGGAATTTGGCGATTACCCATCTCCGGGTTCTCCACATTGTTCTCTGCTTCAAGCCATTCTACTTGTCCTTCAGGATAGTTGGTGATGACCACTTTGAGCGGGTGCAGGACAGCCATCGTACGCGGAGCTTTCAGTTTCAAGTCTTCACGTACAAAGTGCTCCAACGTTTGCAGGTCGATAACTCCATAGTTTTTGGAAATGCCTGTCTCATATACAAAATCACGAATAGCTTCCGGTGTATAACCCCGGCGGCGCAGACCTGAAATCGTTGGCATGCGCGGATCATCCCATCCATCCACATGTCCTTCATCTACGAGCAGTTTCAGCTTCCGCTTGCTTGTTACCATCTGGGACAGATTCAGGCGACCAAATTCATATTGATGCGGTTGGTTCTCCATCTCACACTCTGCAATAACCCAATCGTAGAATGGACGTTGATCCTCAAACTCCAAGGAACAGAGGGAATGCGTTACACCTTCAATTGCATCTTCAAGCGGGTGAGCAAAAGCGTACATTGGATAGATACACCATTTGTCGCCCGTGTTATGATGATGTGCATGAGAAATCCGGTAAATAACCGGATCGCGCAGGTTGATATTCGGTGCAGACATATCGATCTTGGCACGCAGCACTTTCTCCCCGTTCTTGAATTCGCCTGCACGCATACGTGTGAACAGGTCGAGATTCTCTTCCACCGAACGATCACGGTACGGGCTGTTCTTACCCGGCTCCGTCAGCGTTCCGCGCATTTCACGGATTTCGTCGGCGCTTTGGTCGTCGATGTAGGCTTTACCTTTTTTAATCAACAAGACAGCACGGTTGTACATCTCGTCAAAATAATCCGAGGCAAAACGTTTCTCGTTCCACTCGTATCCGAGCCATTTCACGTCTTCCTGAATCGATTGAACGTACTCTACATCTTCCTTGACCGGATTCGTGTCATCAAAGCGCAGATTCGTTTTGCCGCCAAATTCGCCGCCCAGCGTAAAGTTAATCCAGATCGCCTTGGCATGGCCGATATGCAGATAACCGTTCGGTTCCGGAGGAAAACGGGTAATAACTTCCTGGACTTTCCCAGACCGGAGATCTTCGGTAATAATATTTTTGATAAAGTTAGGTGGGGTTGTACGATTGTCCACAGGTATCAAACCTTTCATGAATGGATTGGAGCCTTAGGGAATTGCAGCAATTCCGGCTATAATTCCTTAATAACGAAGTCATTTCCTGAAAAAATCTATTTTCTTGGAAAGTTTCGTACGCGTTTCATTTAAATATACCTTTAACGGGGGAGGAGTTCAATAAAGAACGGCACCAAAGTCAGGATTAGCCGTGCATAAATAGGCCCTAAACCATTTT
This Paenibacillus xylanexedens DNA region includes the following protein-coding sequences:
- a CDS encoding beta-galactosidase encodes the protein MDKLLYGVAYYDEYMPYERLDKDIQMMKDAGINVVRIAESTWSTHEPQNGVFDFSSVDRVLNAMHEAGIQVIVGTPTYAVPTWMVKEHPDVLATTSKGPGKYGARQIMDITHPTYLFYAERIIRKLISRVSTHPAVIGYQTDNETKHYNTAGDNVQLQFVKYMRNKFSSLDELNKEFGLDYWSNRINSWEDFPSVVGTINGSLGAEFAKFQRQLVTNFLAWQVGIVNEYKQDGQFVTQNFDFDWRGYSYGIQGDVDHFAASKPFDITSVDIYHPSQDDLTGIEISFGGDVARSTKQSNYLVLETEAQAFWHWVPYPGQLRLQAFSHLASGANMVAYWHWHSLHNSFETYWKGLLSHEFEPNPVYNEAKTIGRDFARLSPKLVNLKKKNRVAVLFSNEALTSIKWFGFNFTSDKNYNDVVRWMYDELYKMNIGCDLIDPSVESYAEYDVLVVPALYAASDALLEKLNQFVQDGGHIVYSFKSGFTNEHIKVRSTRQPGLISEACGISYNLFVEPKHVSLRDDPFGVGEEQNKIHTWMELITPTTAEVLAWYDHPHWGEYAAITQNAYGKGKATYVGCYTSSAVIRKVLERVMKEVGVWGADQELAFPIIVKTGVNDQGNTIRYYFNYADEATSFVNAYGEGTELLAGTPIAAGEKIELEPWGIRIIEQ
- a CDS encoding MFS transporter encodes the protein MVSLKLYNFFIYGAISIFAGFLQLYLQEIGMTKLEIGSLMAIGPFVSLFANPFWGFWSDKSRNIRIILMIMMGGTFVLAQGVFYAPTYTWIYVAMIFFYFFQSPLFAQTNSLILGYIDGTTQKFGSFRLWGSLGWALTAVAAGPLIDRFGIGSVSIIFACMIATAFVLSVFLPRQPIASDTPVVTFRRFGKVMFNPYFMAFIGLGVLVSVPNAMNSTFMSLYIVEMGGDKQMVGWAIFTSSILEVGVFLLLDRLLKRKMSMLLASLILISVLFALRWQLMALANNPLEIVFIQLMHSITFGGYFYVGTQLTMLFIPRPYRSSGQAVYTMAWGGLSGVIAGLFGGWLFQSFGAEIMYSIGVFFSLIGAVGFSIMWLSNRRNGYQPVVLTEMGNMDEDR
- the mobA gene encoding molybdenum cofactor guanylyltransferase, which encodes MNTREWTGIILAGGLSSRMGTNKAMLELNGSVVLQQVTNAMRPAVSRIIVAAGPNVTTYGAMGYDCVQDHYPGKGPLAGLHAALEASDTDWNLVCACDMPLLQTSFFDGIKKLVESHDSYSAIVPRVYGRVHPLAGAYHRRVLPDLEQRLIQDHLRVMRWLEEIGCCYVETEELERAGVHQVAMQMSNMNTPEEYERIRNQDSGLDSDL
- a CDS encoding AraC family transcriptional regulator translates to MMDIRSQLREMPHHTLAHWLPIIDCNIKFYGAHSQQVPYGWAMPEESHPGFEIMLIIEGTQESVIHGYTYTVEEGSILLIPPGFKHTNQCVSTEGMTYFSAHFNVDDPVFTLKLMSQHSRIYAAGTADNRKIRVVLESWMGMINVSEAYTSTDKMIMQTRMFELFALLSQAADNEPEFTTSVAASHAPAPTAMHYAGAIAEAIKQAFHAQLRTKESSVSTVKVEQIISSFGISPGYGLQVFRKVYGRSPRAYLSSLKLQEAKVLIEQPELSLGEIAWKLGYTHLSHFSRQFKRWTGQSPLQYRNHHADASSDPVSYRSESSPES
- a CDS encoding sensor histidine kinase encodes the protein MFTECYRKLIDPFKRSIRNKLILTMTLLAVLPVIAMTAMAAENTRSSMEEEIMETNRANMNWASIYLGEQFARMNNIIYSIQISDELHQYLALNEEAPAASRFDEQKAMFNMLNSVYYSAGNYVFGVELYLKELDTLFTFNSMDSRIKAVSEIPEGYHELFAQHKDFTIINDPDDPQKFHMTRSMNRFEDQAQIGAISLEVKWAEFNQTLELLDSRGDYAVYIADSTGSPVYQPNQDIQPSAEALEKLAGTKESSGFIRTAKEYVFFHSIEPSGLRVIKIVPAHVVNESALETMKYGLVVGGLATVISVGLAALVAWRTSKPIVRLANSMKGIQLIKDREVVRSGRVDEIGLLEKNLHGMASRIREHIRDNYLMNLEKQTAELKALQSQIHPHFLQNTLQMIGGMVYSQKPADSYKVIRALSEMFRYIVRAPDGLVPLQSELDQLEHYMLIQKQRFAGRLEYTLEITGELRACYIPKLSLQPIVENAFLHGLEKKQGEWKLGIEVVCEPSDVTIRICDNGVGMDAEKLTEMQSRLERLTRQADRVWSSGTSIGLVNAASRMVMHFGPEYGMSIESEYGQGTSVTVRNPCNTGGEAL
- a CDS encoding glutamine--tRNA ligase/YqeY domain fusion protein, producing MKGLIPVDNRTTPPNFIKNIITEDLRSGKVQEVITRFPPEPNGYLHIGHAKAIWINFTLGGEFGGKTNLRFDDTNPVKEDVEYVQSIQEDVKWLGYEWNEKRFASDYFDEMYNRAVLLIKKGKAYIDDQSADEIREMRGTLTEPGKNSPYRDRSVEENLDLFTRMRAGEFKNGEKVLRAKIDMSAPNINLRDPVIYRISHAHHHNTGDKWCIYPMYAFAHPLEDAIEGVTHSLCSLEFEDQRPFYDWVIAECEMENQPHQYEFGRLNLSQMVTSKRKLKLLVDEGHVDGWDDPRMPTISGLRRRGYTPEAIRDFVYETGISKNYGVIDLQTLEHFVREDLKLKAPRTMAVLHPLKVVITNYPEGQVEWLEAENNVENPEMGNRQIPFSREIYIEQDDFMENPPNKYFRLFPGNEVRLKHAYFIKCNDVIKDAEGNVTEIHCTYDVETKSGSGFTGRKVKGTIHWVEATQAVPAEFRLYEPLILDEAPEAEVEVAVAGAEAEVVEEQPEKTFLDQLNPNSLEIVNGYVEQEMKEANAQDKFQFFRHGYFSVDPKHSEPGRPVFNRVVSLKSSFQLPKA